The following proteins are co-located in the Haloarcula marismortui ATCC 43049 genome:
- a CDS encoding heavy metal translocating P-type ATPase has product MTESDGCSDGGACGGASADGPPTATHSHDGPHVAQLSVPEMDCPSCAGKVESSVRELSGIKAVDPQVTTGRLTVEYDETETDVDAIAARVEAAGYTVPDDGGETLRFSVPEMDCASCAGKVESALGGVDGIRSAETRPTTGTVVVTYDRDATTEGDLVAAIESAGYEVTETTGEDDTGTRQPDENGSLWTSSRALKTWASGVFVAFGLLFEFLLRGANAQVGSVLGSPLHVADILFLIAVATGGQEILRGGYYSLKNRNLDIDLLMSIAILGALTASLAFGEALYFEAATLAFLFSIAELLERYSMDRARNSLAELMDLSPDEATVKRDGAEEVLPVDDVQVGDVVVIRPGEKIPMDGEVIDGTSAVNQAPITGESVPVDKTEGDEVYAGTINEEGYLEVQVTAAASDNTLSRIVQMVEDAQSNKTEREQFVERFSAYYTPVVVAFAVLVTLSSPAVFGVAWSTAVVHGLTLLVLACPCAFVISTPVSVVSGITSAAKNGVLIKGGNHLEAMGDVDVVAFDKTGTLTKGELTVTDVVPLNGNTEQGVLQCARGLEQRSEHPIGEAIVAEAGTAGVESADVDDFESITGKGVRADLDGTPHYAGKPGLFEELGFDLSHVHATTDGGVVTKTAQQLCERNNCLDLLEDAVPELQAEGKTVVIVGTDEEIEGIIAVADEVRPAAKATVSRLRDLGVERTVMLTGDNERTAGAIAREVGIDDYQAELLPDEKVAAIDDLVAEYENVAMVGDGINDAPALASATVGVAMGAAGTDTALETADIALMSDDLSRLPYLYELANDANGVIRQNIWASLAVKAGLALAVPFSVVPIWAAVLAGDAGMTTAVTGNALRLSRVRSESGDG; this is encoded by the coding sequence ATGACAGAGTCCGACGGTTGTTCGGATGGCGGTGCGTGTGGCGGCGCGAGTGCCGACGGTCCCCCTACAGCAACGCACTCGCATGATGGGCCCCACGTCGCACAGCTGTCCGTCCCGGAGATGGACTGTCCCTCCTGTGCGGGAAAGGTGGAGTCGAGCGTCCGTGAACTGTCTGGCATCAAGGCCGTTGACCCACAGGTAACAACGGGTCGACTCACCGTTGAGTACGACGAGACTGAGACGGACGTGGATGCGATAGCGGCGCGCGTCGAGGCGGCGGGCTACACCGTCCCAGACGACGGCGGCGAGACGCTGCGATTCAGCGTTCCGGAGATGGACTGTGCTTCCTGCGCTGGGAAGGTCGAAAGCGCGCTCGGTGGGGTCGACGGCATCAGAAGCGCCGAAACACGCCCGACCACCGGGACGGTCGTTGTCACGTACGACCGGGACGCGACGACGGAAGGAGACCTCGTGGCCGCTATCGAGAGTGCCGGCTACGAGGTCACGGAGACGACGGGCGAGGACGACACGGGGACCAGACAGCCGGACGAAAACGGCTCGCTCTGGACCAGTTCGAGAGCGCTGAAGACGTGGGCCAGCGGCGTGTTCGTGGCCTTCGGCCTCCTCTTCGAGTTCCTGTTGCGCGGCGCGAACGCGCAGGTCGGAAGCGTGCTCGGCTCGCCGCTCCACGTCGCCGATATCCTGTTTCTCATCGCGGTAGCGACCGGCGGCCAGGAAATCCTGCGTGGCGGCTACTACTCCCTGAAAAACCGGAATCTTGACATCGACCTGCTGATGTCTATCGCCATTCTGGGCGCGCTCACCGCCAGTCTGGCCTTCGGCGAGGCGCTGTATTTCGAGGCCGCGACGCTGGCGTTCCTCTTCAGCATCGCGGAACTGCTAGAGCGGTACTCGATGGACCGCGCGCGGAACTCGCTTGCGGAACTGATGGACCTCTCGCCCGACGAAGCGACGGTCAAACGTGACGGAGCCGAGGAGGTCCTGCCTGTCGATGACGTACAGGTCGGCGATGTCGTCGTCATCAGGCCCGGCGAGAAGATTCCGATGGATGGTGAGGTCATCGACGGAACCAGCGCGGTGAATCAGGCCCCGATTACCGGCGAGAGCGTCCCGGTCGACAAGACCGAGGGCGACGAGGTGTACGCTGGAACCATCAACGAAGAGGGGTATCTGGAAGTGCAGGTCACGGCGGCGGCCAGCGACAACACCCTCTCGCGCATCGTTCAGATGGTCGAAGACGCCCAGTCGAACAAGACCGAGCGCGAGCAGTTCGTCGAGCGCTTCTCGGCGTACTACACGCCGGTCGTCGTCGCCTTCGCCGTTCTTGTGACGCTTTCGTCTCCCGCCGTATTCGGGGTGGCGTGGTCGACCGCGGTCGTGCACGGACTGACGCTGTTGGTGCTTGCCTGTCCCTGCGCATTCGTTATTTCGACGCCCGTGTCGGTCGTCTCAGGTATCACCAGCGCCGCGAAGAACGGCGTACTCATCAAGGGCGGGAACCACCTCGAAGCGATGGGTGATGTCGACGTGGTCGCCTTCGACAAGACGGGGACGCTGACGAAAGGTGAACTGACCGTCACCGACGTGGTTCCGCTGAACGGGAACACCGAACAAGGAGTTCTGCAGTGCGCTCGCGGGCTCGAACAGCGGAGCGAACACCCCATCGGCGAGGCCATTGTCGCTGAGGCGGGGACCGCTGGCGTGGAGAGCGCCGATGTCGACGACTTCGAGAGCATCACCGGCAAGGGCGTCCGGGCGGACCTTGACGGGACGCCCCACTACGCTGGGAAGCCGGGGCTGTTCGAGGAGCTCGGCTTCGACCTCTCACACGTTCACGCCACTACCGATGGCGGCGTCGTCACAAAAACGGCCCAGCAGCTCTGTGAGCGCAACAACTGTCTGGACCTGCTGGAAGACGCCGTCCCCGAGCTTCAGGCCGAAGGGAAGACGGTCGTCATCGTGGGCACGGACGAAGAGATAGAGGGCATCATCGCCGTCGCCGACGAGGTACGCCCGGCGGCGAAAGCCACCGTTTCACGGCTCCGGGACTTGGGTGTTGAGCGGACGGTGATGCTCACCGGCGACAACGAGCGCACTGCGGGGGCTATCGCCCGGGAGGTCGGAATCGACGACTATCAGGCCGAACTCCTGCCCGACGAGAAAGTCGCCGCTATCGATGACCTCGTTGCCGAGTACGAAAACGTCGCGATGGTCGGAGACGGCATCAATGACGCGCCGGCACTGGCGAGCGCGACCGTGGGCGTCGCGATGGGGGCCGCTGGCACGGACACAGCGCTTGAGACGGCCGACATCGCCCTGATGAGTGACGACCTCTCGAGGCTCCCGTACCTGTACGAACTGGCGAACGACGCGAACGGCGTCATCCGGCAGAACATCTGGGCCAGCCTGGCGGTCAAGGCTGGGCTCGCGCTCGCCGTGCCGTTCAGCGTCGTTCCCATCTGGGCTGCTGTGCTGGCCGGCGACGCCGGCATGACAACGGCCGTGACCGGGAACGCGCTGCGGCTCTCACGAGTCCGGTCGGAGAGCGGCGACGGTTAG
- a CDS encoding ABC transporter substrate-binding protein, which translates to MSSNSNDQSELTRREYVTCGGTVLAGGLLSGCTGSSGSDPSDSETATETATTTATESKPAETAATDKPYRVTVEPVGEVSFETVPQTWVAENASWADMGVALGLTKPSAVVLSGEYRTWHYEDVPGLSPSKEDMVSLWQDGISKELLLEIDAGVHFIDPNYMVNLIPNWDRSDVEEMHERVGPFCGNTSFSTYSWHEDYPYYSLYEATEKVAAVFQRQDRFRALSSLHEGFLDRLQERLPPEDQRPEIALLSPGSTEPETFYPYRLGDRTAYKHWRDLGVSDALAGSEIQSFTSDRGTIDYEPLLEIDPEVLLLYTDTHRTDTAFEDTYRSFLQDHDTASQLTAVQNGAVYPAGGMYQGPIINLSKTERAAKQLFPDEFDEEETLYDRQRIADIRAGDI; encoded by the coding sequence ATGTCGAGTAATTCAAATGACCAGTCGGAGCTGACACGACGCGAATACGTCACCTGCGGCGGGACGGTCCTCGCTGGAGGACTGTTGTCTGGGTGTACGGGAAGCAGCGGCTCAGACCCGTCGGACTCGGAGACTGCCACGGAAACGGCCACAACAACAGCAACGGAGTCCAAACCGGCGGAGACGGCGGCCACGGACAAGCCTTACCGCGTCACCGTCGAACCAGTGGGAGAGGTGTCATTCGAGACAGTGCCACAGACGTGGGTCGCAGAAAACGCCAGCTGGGCCGATATGGGCGTCGCACTCGGCCTGACCAAACCGAGCGCGGTCGTTCTCAGCGGGGAGTACCGCACGTGGCATTACGAGGACGTGCCGGGACTTTCACCGTCGAAAGAGGACATGGTTTCACTCTGGCAGGACGGTATTTCGAAGGAACTACTACTCGAAATCGACGCCGGTGTTCACTTCATCGACCCCAACTACATGGTGAATCTCATCCCGAACTGGGACCGGTCGGATGTCGAGGAGATGCACGAACGCGTCGGCCCGTTCTGTGGGAACACCAGTTTCTCGACGTACTCCTGGCATGAGGACTATCCGTACTACAGCCTGTACGAAGCGACCGAGAAGGTAGCCGCAGTGTTCCAGCGACAGGACCGGTTCCGGGCACTCTCAAGTCTCCACGAAGGGTTCCTCGACCGATTGCAGGAACGGCTCCCCCCGGAAGACCAGCGTCCGGAAATCGCGCTCCTCTCGCCGGGGTCGACCGAGCCGGAGACGTTTTATCCGTACCGGCTCGGGGACCGAACGGCATACAAGCACTGGCGCGACCTGGGGGTGAGCGATGCGCTCGCCGGGAGCGAGATCCAGAGTTTCACGTCCGACCGAGGGACGATCGACTACGAGCCGCTCCTCGAAATCGATCCGGAGGTGCTGTTGCTGTACACGGACACCCATCGGACGGATACAGCGTTCGAGGACACGTACCGCTCGTTTCTGCAGGACCACGACACAGCAAGCCAGCTCACTGCCGTGCAGAACGGCGCTGTGTACCCGGCTGGCGGGATGTACCAGGGACCGATTATCAACCTCTCGAAGACAGAGCGAGCCGCAAAACAGCTGTTCCCGGACGAGTTCGACGAGGAAGAGACGCTGTATGACCGCCAGCGAATCGCGGACATCCGCGCCGGCGATATCTAA
- a CDS encoding metal-dependent hydrolase, which produces MELTWYGHSTWHVTVDDTELLIDPFFDNPHTDTDPEELGPDYVLLTHGHADHIGDVDRYEGCGLVATPEVVEYCKDNFGEFNAVGGMGMNLGGTVEIGDAFVTMHRADHTNGMETSYGASGGMPGGFIISDTKPTQVSDAESTTFYHAGDTGLMTEMRDVIGPFLEPDAAAVPVGDHFTMGPMQAAVAVDWLDVDHAFPMHYDTFPPIEIETQDFVNEVKGTGSDADVHVLDGDETFEL; this is translated from the coding sequence ATGGAACTCACATGGTACGGCCATTCGACGTGGCACGTGACAGTCGACGACACCGAATTGCTCATCGACCCGTTTTTCGATAACCCACACACAGACACCGACCCCGAAGAACTGGGCCCGGACTACGTGTTGTTGACCCACGGCCACGCCGACCACATCGGCGACGTGGACCGCTACGAGGGCTGTGGGCTCGTGGCGACGCCGGAGGTCGTCGAGTACTGCAAGGACAACTTCGGCGAGTTCAACGCCGTCGGCGGCATGGGGATGAACCTCGGCGGCACCGTCGAAATCGGCGACGCGTTCGTCACGATGCACCGGGCAGACCACACGAACGGCATGGAAACCAGCTACGGCGCGAGCGGCGGGATGCCAGGCGGGTTCATCATCTCCGATACGAAGCCGACACAGGTCAGCGACGCAGAGTCGACGACGTTCTACCACGCCGGCGACACCGGTCTCATGACGGAGATGCGCGACGTCATCGGCCCGTTCCTTGAACCGGACGCCGCGGCGGTGCCGGTCGGCGACCACTTCACGATGGGACCGATGCAGGCTGCCGTTGCTGTCGACTGGCTGGACGTCGACCACGCATTCCCGATGCACTACGACACGTTCCCACCCATCGAAATCGAGACGCAAGACTTCGTGAACGAGGTCAAAGGCACCGGAAGCGATGCCGACGTTCACGTCCTTGACGGCGACGAGACCTTCGAGCTTTAA
- a CDS encoding ATP-binding response regulator encodes MSPPTVLLIATETAAGEQLQAALEQAAIDATVDTAEPECVDTTLLRTAVDCLVVPVTCEGMAGGHLAEAATGLYPDLPVIMYGSAADRGGHIQTVAADDLGSPELAAAVGEALENSETMAARPASRPETILATMFERNSEHLYVKDTDRHYLLLNDSSYAPPELLGRRDEDGLPAGATYLDAARGDDLQVINDGTDILDVHEFSPSMGKHLRTSKVPWYDETDELAGLIGITQDVTDQKERERLLRQQNERLRKVALLAAHELRNELQVSTGHLSQIEADDEHVDAVERSIDQLSGIVDKVVSLASSDSPTFEPEQQWLSTVVWDVWSSLSLEAASLEVTSDRRLLADAESMRLFVEILLSNAVEHGGPDVAIRVGATSSGFFVADDGPGVDVSPPERVFEAGYASEKQNSGFGLYIANRIAKEHGWSLSVGDSENGGARFTVTDVERPD; translated from the coding sequence ATGTCCCCGCCGACTGTCCTCCTCATCGCTACCGAGACTGCTGCCGGAGAGCAGTTACAGGCGGCACTTGAACAGGCAGCAATCGACGCCACGGTCGATACGGCTGAACCCGAATGCGTCGATACAACGCTGCTACGTACTGCGGTTGACTGCCTCGTCGTCCCGGTGACGTGTGAGGGGATGGCGGGCGGACACCTGGCGGAGGCGGCTACGGGACTCTATCCGGACCTCCCAGTGATCATGTACGGCAGTGCGGCGGACCGTGGAGGCCATATTCAGACGGTCGCTGCCGACGATCTGGGTTCGCCGGAACTGGCAGCCGCAGTCGGTGAGGCGCTCGAAAACAGTGAGACAATGGCCGCACGGCCGGCTTCCCGGCCGGAGACGATCCTCGCCACGATGTTCGAACGGAACTCCGAACACCTGTACGTAAAAGACACTGACAGGCACTATCTGCTGCTCAACGATTCCTCGTACGCACCCCCGGAACTGCTTGGCCGGCGAGACGAAGACGGACTCCCCGCCGGGGCGACGTATCTGGATGCAGCACGCGGCGACGACTTACAGGTCATCAACGACGGGACCGACATCCTCGATGTCCATGAGTTCTCGCCGTCAATGGGGAAACACCTCCGAACGTCGAAGGTCCCCTGGTACGACGAAACCGACGAGCTGGCCGGCCTTATTGGCATTACGCAGGATGTCACCGACCAGAAGGAACGCGAACGCCTCCTCAGGCAGCAGAACGAACGCCTCCGGAAGGTGGCGTTGCTGGCCGCACACGAACTCCGAAACGAACTGCAGGTATCGACCGGCCATCTCTCCCAAATCGAGGCCGATGACGAGCACGTCGACGCAGTCGAGCGTTCTATCGACCAACTCTCCGGGATTGTTGATAAGGTCGTCTCGCTGGCCTCAAGTGATTCGCCGACATTCGAACCCGAACAACAGTGGCTCTCGACGGTCGTCTGGGACGTATGGAGTTCGCTGTCGCTCGAAGCCGCGTCGCTTGAAGTAACATCTGACAGGCGACTGCTGGCAGACGCGGAGTCGATGCGCCTGTTTGTTGAGATTCTGCTCTCGAACGCTGTCGAACATGGCGGCCCCGACGTTGCGATACGCGTCGGGGCCACGTCGTCTGGATTCTTCGTCGCGGACGATGGGCCCGGTGTTGATGTCTCGCCACCGGAGCGGGTGTTCGAGGCGGGGTACGCATCGGAGAAACAAAACAGCGGGTTCGGACTCTACATCGCCAACCGGATCGCAAAAGAACACGGGTGGTCGCTGTCGGTCGGTGACAGCGAGAACGGCGGCGCACGGTTTACCGTGACTGACGTGGAACGACCGGATTAA
- the ilvD gene encoding dihydroxy-acid dehydratase produces the protein MSNQERQERPEKDPDLRSTEVTEGYEKAPHRAMFRAMGYDDEDLSSPMIGVANPAADITPCNVHLDDVADAAYDGIDDTEGMPIEFGTITISDAISMGTEGMKASLISREIIADSVELVTFGERMDGIVTIGGCDKNMPGMMMAAIRTDLPSVFLYGGSIMPGEHDGREVTIQNVFEGVGAVADGEMSEGELDEMERHACPGAGSCGGMFTANTMASISEALGFAPLGSASPPAEHESRYEEARRAGELAVEVVQERRSPSDFLTRESFENAIALQVAVGGSTNAVLHLLALAAEAGIDLDIETFNEISARTPKIADLQPGGERVMNDLHEVGGVPVVLRALNDAGLLHGDALTVTGNTIAEELEQIDPPTVEDLDVDYLNTVEDPIHERGAIRILSGNLAPDGAVIKITGEDHLHHEGPVRVFEQEEGAMEYVQEGHVESGDVICIRNEGPQGGPGMREMLGVTSAVAGQGHAEDVALFTDGRFSGATRGFSIGHVAPEAFVGGPIAALEDGDTITIDIDDHELSVDLTEDEMQQRLEGHDPEPTYDSGVLAKYHNDFGSAANGAVTNPGAKWD, from the coding sequence ATGAGCAATCAGGAGCGGCAAGAACGTCCGGAAAAAGACCCGGACCTGCGGAGTACCGAGGTGACGGAGGGATACGAGAAAGCCCCCCACCGCGCGATGTTCCGCGCGATGGGCTACGACGACGAGGACCTCTCCTCGCCGATGATCGGCGTTGCGAACCCCGCTGCCGACATCACGCCGTGTAACGTCCATCTCGACGACGTGGCCGACGCCGCCTACGATGGTATCGACGACACCGAAGGGATGCCAATCGAGTTCGGGACCATCACCATCTCCGACGCCATCTCGATGGGGACCGAGGGGATGAAGGCGTCGCTCATCTCGCGTGAGATAATCGCCGACTCAGTCGAACTCGTCACCTTCGGCGAGCGCATGGACGGCATCGTCACCATCGGCGGCTGTGACAAGAACATGCCTGGGATGATGATGGCCGCCATCCGGACGGACCTGCCCAGCGTCTTCCTCTATGGCGGCTCCATCATGCCCGGCGAGCACGACGGGCGTGAGGTCACTATCCAGAACGTCTTCGAGGGCGTCGGCGCGGTCGCCGACGGGGAGATGAGCGAAGGCGAACTCGACGAGATGGAACGCCATGCCTGCCCCGGTGCGGGCTCCTGTGGCGGGATGTTCACCGCCAACACGATGGCATCTATCTCCGAAGCGCTCGGTTTCGCGCCGCTCGGGTCGGCCTCCCCGCCGGCCGAACACGAGTCCCGCTACGAGGAAGCCCGCCGAGCCGGCGAACTCGCCGTCGAAGTAGTGCAGGAACGCCGTAGCCCCTCAGACTTCCTCACCCGCGAGTCCTTCGAGAACGCCATCGCCCTGCAGGTTGCGGTCGGCGGGTCGACCAACGCCGTTCTCCACCTGCTCGCGCTCGCGGCGGAGGCCGGCATCGACCTCGATATCGAGACGTTCAACGAAATCAGCGCCCGGACGCCCAAAATCGCCGACCTCCAGCCCGGCGGCGAGCGGGTCATGAACGACCTCCACGAGGTCGGCGGTGTCCCGGTCGTGTTGCGGGCCCTGAACGACGCCGGCCTGCTCCACGGTGACGCGCTCACGGTCACGGGCAACACAATCGCAGAGGAACTCGAACAGATCGACCCGCCAACAGTCGAGGACCTCGATGTGGACTATCTCAACACTGTCGAGGACCCCATCCACGAGCGCGGTGCAATCCGCATCCTCTCCGGCAACCTCGCGCCCGACGGTGCGGTCATCAAAATCACCGGCGAGGACCACCTCCACCACGAGGGGCCGGTCCGCGTGTTCGAGCAGGAGGAAGGAGCTATGGAGTACGTTCAGGAGGGCCACGTCGAGTCCGGGGACGTGATCTGTATCCGCAACGAGGGGCCACAGGGCGGCCCCGGGATGCGCGAGATGCTGGGCGTCACCTCGGCTGTCGCCGGCCAGGGCCACGCAGAGGACGTGGCGCTGTTCACTGACGGCCGCTTCTCCGGCGCGACCCGCGGCTTCTCTATCGGCCACGTCGCCCCCGAGGCGTTCGTCGGCGGCCCAATCGCCGCTCTGGAGGACGGTGACACCATCACCATCGACATCGACGACCACGAACTGTCAGTCGACCTCACCGAAGATGAGATGCAACAGCGCCTCGAAGGCCACGACCCAGAACCGACGTACGACAGCGGCGTACTGGCCAAGTACCACAATGATTTCGGCTCCGCGGCCAACGGTGCGGTGACGAACCCCGGCGCGAAGTGGGACTGA
- a CDS encoding beta-ribofuranosylaminobenzene 5'-phosphate synthase family protein, with translation MPTVTTAARLHFGFQNLSLAHERLYGGVGLALDEPRLTVEATRADTVQCDDPATEPYVQRVVDVLDVPGAAVSVEERFPRHVGLGSGTQLSLATLIAVVRAYDRTADARTYAPQLGRGGRSGVGVAAFESGGFIVDGGHPTERFTAEPPAEGDWDVPPVLAHHDVPAHWRFVIVVPDTDPGQSGSAEDQSMRQAVERADPGIADEISTLLTRRVLPAIATRDHDDFGQAAARLGRLNGAWYADEQGGVYRPPAGALVDSLASAPVISGAGQSSWGPTVWGLTTADYESEARDAGVLALDAADVDGTVRVVAPRNTGASLTE, from the coding sequence ATGCCGACGGTCACGACCGCTGCGCGACTTCATTTCGGGTTTCAGAACCTCTCGCTCGCCCACGAGCGCCTCTATGGCGGTGTCGGGCTTGCCCTCGACGAGCCGCGGCTGACCGTCGAGGCGACACGAGCCGACACAGTCCAGTGTGACGACCCGGCGACCGAGCCGTACGTTCAGCGCGTCGTCGACGTGCTTGACGTTCCCGGCGCTGCTGTCTCCGTCGAGGAGCGGTTCCCGCGACACGTCGGCCTCGGAAGCGGCACACAGCTCTCGCTGGCGACGCTCATCGCCGTCGTTCGGGCCTACGACCGGACCGCTGACGCACGGACCTACGCGCCGCAACTGGGACGGGGCGGCCGAAGCGGCGTCGGCGTAGCCGCGTTCGAGTCGGGCGGATTCATCGTTGACGGCGGTCACCCAACGGAGCGGTTCACGGCCGAACCCCCAGCGGAAGGCGACTGGGATGTGCCGCCAGTGCTGGCGCATCACGACGTGCCCGCACACTGGCGTTTTGTTATCGTCGTCCCGGACACCGACCCCGGGCAGAGCGGGAGTGCGGAAGACCAGAGTATGCGGCAGGCCGTTGAGCGCGCCGACCCCGGCATCGCCGACGAGATTTCGACGTTACTGACTCGCCGGGTTCTTCCTGCGATTGCTACCAGAGACCACGACGACTTCGGGCAGGCCGCGGCGCGGCTGGGCCGACTCAACGGCGCGTGGTACGCTGACGAACAGGGCGGCGTCTACCGCCCGCCAGCCGGCGCACTCGTCGATTCACTGGCGAGCGCCCCGGTCATCTCCGGGGCCGGCCAGAGCTCTTGGGGGCCAACCGTCTGGGGACTGACGACAGCGGACTACGAATCGGAGGCCCGTGACGCGGGTGTGCTGGCACTCGATGCGGCCGATGTCGACGGAACGGTTCGCGTTGTCGCGCCCCGGAACACCGGTGCGTCGCTGACTGAATAG
- a CDS encoding NADH:flavin oxidoreductase/NADH oxidase yields the protein MTALFSPLELRETTVPNRVMVSPMCQYSCDARDGLATDWHRTHLGSRAVGGAGLVMTEATAVEARGRISPEDLGIWSDEHAAALEPITGFISEQGSVPGIQLAHAGRKASIERPWDGHDPLQPDDGGWEVVGPSDDPWPYEDTEAPPTTALDQDGIEAVIDSFRTAAERALDAGFEVAEVHAAHGYLLHQFLSPVTNHREDDYGGDFKGRTRLTREVTAAVRDVWPDDKPVFVRISATDWLPDRDAWTVEDSVRLSDRLADIGADFIDVSGGGIHPESRPDYAGPNYQLQYAEQIRAETESDIAVGAVGGITTPEQAEAVIANDRADMAIVGREHLRDPYFTMTAAKELDATDEIEGPPQYRRAWGF from the coding sequence ATGACTGCATTGTTCTCACCGCTGGAACTCCGCGAGACGACAGTCCCGAATCGCGTCATGGTTTCACCGATGTGCCAGTACTCCTGTGACGCCCGCGACGGCCTCGCCACCGACTGGCACCGGACACATCTCGGCTCCCGTGCCGTCGGCGGCGCGGGGCTGGTCATGACCGAAGCGACCGCCGTCGAAGCTCGCGGCCGCATCTCGCCGGAGGACCTGGGTATCTGGAGCGACGAGCACGCGGCGGCGCTGGAACCGATTACGGGGTTCATCAGCGAACAGGGCAGCGTCCCGGGCATTCAGCTGGCCCACGCTGGCCGGAAAGCATCCATCGAACGACCGTGGGATGGGCACGACCCGCTCCAGCCCGACGACGGGGGCTGGGAAGTCGTCGGCCCGAGTGACGACCCGTGGCCGTACGAGGACACTGAGGCACCGCCGACGACAGCGCTCGACCAGGACGGTATCGAGGCTGTCATCGACTCGTTCCGCACCGCCGCCGAGCGCGCGCTCGATGCCGGCTTCGAGGTTGCAGAGGTCCACGCCGCTCACGGCTACCTCCTGCATCAGTTCCTCTCGCCAGTGACGAACCACCGCGAGGACGACTACGGCGGCGACTTCAAGGGGCGTACGCGACTGACACGGGAGGTTACCGCTGCCGTCCGTGATGTCTGGCCCGACGACAAGCCGGTGTTCGTCCGTATCTCGGCGACTGACTGGCTCCCCGACCGCGACGCATGGACCGTCGAGGACTCCGTGCGCCTGTCGGACCGACTCGCCGACATCGGTGCGGACTTCATCGACGTGAGCGGCGGCGGCATCCACCCCGAATCCCGCCCCGATTACGCCGGTCCGAACTACCAACTCCAGTACGCCGAGCAGATTCGAGCGGAAACCGAGTCGGACATTGCTGTCGGCGCTGTCGGCGGCATCACGACGCCCGAACAGGCCGAAGCCGTCATCGCTAATGACCGGGCCGACATGGCTATCGTCGGCCGCGAACACCTCCGGGACCCGTACTTCACGATGACTGCTGCGAAGGAACTCGACGCGACCGACGAAATAGAGGGGCCGCCACAGTACCGTCGCGCCTGGGGCTTCTGA
- a CDS encoding DUF368 domain-containing protein, which translates to MTTHPDRDPSDLPTIRGSVPPLRAWLRTFLIGLCMGSADGVPGVSGGTIALIAGVYERLIAAITAVTPGRIVQFFRALAPVDGGVDVRGAFSELLEIDIWFLLALVAGVATAVVIVTRIVHIASQETPALLFGFFFGLIAASAIVLLRSLTVDSPFQAGAGVVGFLVAFYVSGVSNAATNGGGLALVFFAGMVGVSAMILPGISGSLLLIILGQYTRMSTALSEFVDALIALVTGGPTEDVTTTAVPVVTFILGGLVGLFTIARVVRRALDYNRRATLAFLVALVVGALRAPVVEVQDKVGFSTDVLIAFVAAGAVGAAFLLVLDWYAVDLDLDKV; encoded by the coding sequence ATGACCACTCATCCTGACCGGGACCCAAGCGACCTGCCGACGATTCGGGGCTCGGTGCCGCCGCTCCGTGCGTGGCTTCGAACGTTTCTCATCGGCCTCTGTATGGGCAGTGCCGATGGCGTCCCCGGCGTCTCTGGCGGGACAATCGCGCTTATCGCCGGGGTCTATGAGCGACTCATTGCTGCGATTACCGCCGTCACCCCGGGCCGGATAGTGCAGTTCTTTCGCGCACTCGCTCCCGTTGACGGCGGTGTCGATGTCCGTGGCGCGTTCTCCGAACTCCTCGAAATAGATATCTGGTTCCTCCTCGCGCTGGTCGCCGGCGTCGCCACCGCTGTCGTCATCGTGACACGAATTGTCCACATCGCCAGTCAGGAGACGCCGGCACTCCTCTTCGGATTCTTTTTCGGGCTCATCGCCGCCTCAGCGATAGTGCTACTGCGAAGTCTCACAGTCGACTCCCCATTTCAGGCCGGGGCCGGCGTCGTCGGCTTTCTGGTCGCATTCTACGTGTCCGGCGTCTCGAACGCCGCCACAAATGGTGGCGGCCTCGCACTGGTCTTTTTCGCCGGCATGGTCGGCGTTAGCGCGATGATTCTGCCCGGTATTTCGGGGTCGCTGTTGCTCATTATCCTCGGCCAGTACACCCGCATGTCGACGGCCCTCAGTGAGTTTGTCGACGCGCTCATCGCGCTCGTTACTGGCGGCCCAACCGAAGACGTGACCACGACCGCCGTGCCGGTCGTGACGTTCATTCTCGGCGGACTCGTCGGCTTGTTCACCATCGCGCGCGTCGTCCGGCGGGCGCTTGATTACAACCGCCGGGCCACGCTGGCCTTCCTCGTCGCGCTCGTCGTCGGCGCGCTGCGCGCCCCCGTCGTGGAAGTGCAGGACAAAGTGGGTTTTTCGACGGACGTGCTCATCGCGTTCGTCGCCGCTGGTGCCGTCGGCGCGGCCTTCCTGCTCGTGCTCGACTGGTACGCCGTCGACCTCGACCTCGATAAGGTGTAG